A genomic region of Verrucomicrobiota bacterium contains the following coding sequences:
- a CDS encoding ThuA domain-containing protein, with amino-acid sequence MKSRSLLLGLFLLTPFLWSCQSKDEVSYKGKRAFFLIGEHEYGTPESLPAFAKSHLEPLGIESSFVFAAGNDRNSPLCHSFDGIAALETADILVLSTRRRFPTIEDMVIIRNFIDSGKPVIGLRTASHAFGEREKGEGYQAPEGHASWNTIDVDMLGAKYTGHYKEKEGSPLQVSAWIEESATNHSIVKNLSFKGPIDIGNKLYTYIERDPATNVLLSAKWDENEEAHPVAWINEKGGKRIFYMSPGSLDEMATPEIKSLLKAAVLWGLDGVGD; translated from the coding sequence ATGAAATCTCGCAGCTTACTCCTAGGACTTTTTCTCCTTACCCCGTTTTTATGGTCCTGCCAGTCGAAGGATGAGGTATCATACAAAGGTAAAAGGGCTTTCTTTCTCATAGGTGAGCATGAATATGGAACTCCCGAAAGTTTGCCAGCGTTTGCCAAATCCCACCTGGAGCCCCTCGGCATTGAAAGCAGTTTCGTCTTTGCAGCTGGCAACGATCGAAATTCCCCACTCTGTCACAGCTTTGACGGAATCGCAGCGTTGGAAACAGCTGACATTTTAGTTCTAAGCACCCGGAGACGATTTCCGACCATAGAAGATATGGTGATCATTAGAAACTTTATAGATTCAGGTAAACCGGTAATCGGACTTCGCACAGCCAGCCACGCGTTCGGAGAAAGAGAAAAGGGAGAAGGCTATCAAGCTCCCGAGGGACACGCATCTTGGAACACTATCGATGTGGACATGCTCGGTGCTAAATATACAGGACACTACAAAGAAAAAGAAGGAAGCCCTCTGCAAGTCTCTGCCTGGATAGAAGAGTCGGCAACCAATCACTCCATCGTAAAAAATCTATCTTTCAAAGGCCCTATCGATATAGGAAACAAATTATACACCTACATTGAAAGGGATCCGGCCACCAATGTTCTACTTAGTGCTAAATGGGATGAGAATGAAGAAGCTCATCCGGTTGCATGGATCAACGAAAAAGGAGGCAAACGAATTTTCTACATGTCCCCGGGAA